Proteins from a single region of Cytophagaceae bacterium:
- a CDS encoding DEAD/DEAH box helicase encodes MSFQSLGLSKPLLDAIEKMEYAEPYPIQQKAIPVILKGRDLQAKAQTGSGKTASFVLPILELFQQKKTSRNLHLKVLVLAPTRELAMQISEVFTSFSAGLPIAPKNLAVYGGVPLNQQMLKLKNTEILVATLGRLLDLVSTNSIHLGKIEILVLDEADKMLDMGFQDEMADILRLIPTKRQNLLFSATLDPKLDKIKSSVLHEPEIIEIEPEVLNLDLIKQTAYIVKPEKKGPLLRHLIVSQNMQQVLVFVSSTRTADNVVAKLKKNGINASAIHSDKSQSARSEALSGFKNGNVIVLVATDIASRGIDIVQLPTVINYELPRSPKDYVHRIGRTGRAKASGEAISLVTDEEEHHFYIIQKKMGRKVEKIDAETLEFGF; translated from the coding sequence ATGTCTTTCCAATCTCTCGGACTATCTAAACCTTTGCTGGATGCCATCGAAAAGATGGAATATGCTGAGCCGTATCCTATTCAGCAGAAGGCCATTCCGGTGATTCTGAAAGGCAGGGATTTACAAGCCAAGGCCCAAACTGGTTCGGGCAAAACTGCCAGTTTTGTTTTGCCCATTTTGGAGCTTTTTCAGCAAAAAAAAACATCAAGAAACTTACATCTAAAAGTACTGGTCCTGGCTCCTACTCGTGAACTAGCTATGCAGATTAGCGAAGTATTTACTTCATTTTCAGCAGGTTTACCCATTGCTCCTAAAAATTTGGCGGTTTATGGCGGTGTGCCGCTGAACCAGCAAATGCTCAAACTAAAAAACACCGAGATATTGGTAGCAACACTTGGAAGGTTGCTCGACTTGGTCTCGACGAACTCCATTCATTTGGGTAAAATAGAGATATTGGTACTCGACGAAGCCGACAAAATGCTTGATATGGGATTTCAAGACGAAATGGCTGACATTCTGAGATTGATTCCTACGAAAAGACAAAATCTGTTGTTTTCGGCAACCCTTGACCCCAAGCTGGACAAAATAAAATCTTCGGTGCTGCATGAGCCCGAAATCATTGAGATTGAGCCGGAAGTGTTGAATCTGGATTTGATAAAACAAACGGCCTATATTGTAAAACCCGAGAAAAAAGGACCACTTTTACGTCATCTGATTGTATCTCAAAATATGCAGCAAGTGCTGGTTTTTGTATCTAGTACCCGCACTGCCGACAATGTGGTGGCCAAACTCAAGAAAAACGGAATAAATGCCTCAGCAATCCATAGCGATAAATCACAAAGTGCTCGTAGTGAGGCTTTAAGTGGCTTTAAAAATGGCAATGTCATTGTTTTGGTGGCCACAGATATCGCCTCGAGAGGTATTGATATTGTTCAACTTCCGACTGTGATTAATTACGAATTGCCTCGCTCACCCAAAGATTATGTACATAGAATTGGGCGGACTGGGCGAGCCAAGGCCAGCGGAGAAGCCATTTCTTTGGTTACTGACGAGGAGGAGCATCATTTTTATATTATTCAGAAAAAAATGGGGCGAAAAGTTGAGAAAATTGATGCCGAAACGCTGGAATTTGGTTTTTAA
- a CDS encoding sugar transferase, protein MKNKILLIDDNEIVLGLLSQVLQDRFDVFLSTSLKEAQELLEKGVIPQAIVTDLYLKNENGKSLISFLKNDEKFKSIPLIVLSGDEKSNTRIECLTLGADDYIVKPFHPEELTVRIEKLIMKSDADFLKKKVENINLQNQISVPNPAPSFRKRLFDIFLSSLALLALSPLLVIVAILIKIDSKGPVFFLSKRIGSGYKVFELYKFRTMKVGAEKMIANMGHLNMYSAPQEEEAKKISEEGELINDEGWQSEGHLLEKKSGESAYLKFKDDPRITKLGNFLRNTSIDELPQLINILKGDMSIVGNRPLPLYEAEKLTSDQAAARFLAPAGLTGLWQVSKRGRGEMSAEERQELDNEYAKNHDWKMDMKLVAKTFPALFQSENV, encoded by the coding sequence ATGAAGAACAAAATTTTATTAATTGACGACAACGAAATTGTACTTGGATTACTTAGTCAGGTATTACAGGATCGATTTGATGTTTTTTTAAGTACTTCTCTAAAGGAAGCACAGGAATTATTAGAAAAAGGAGTGATTCCGCAAGCGATCGTGACAGATTTGTATCTTAAAAACGAAAACGGTAAATCTCTTATTAGCTTTCTGAAAAATGACGAGAAGTTTAAAAGCATTCCGCTGATTGTACTTTCAGGAGACGAAAAGTCAAATACCCGCATCGAGTGTCTTACTTTAGGAGCCGACGACTACATCGTGAAGCCGTTTCACCCTGAAGAACTCACTGTTAGAATCGAAAAACTTATTATGAAGTCAGATGCAGATTTTCTGAAAAAGAAAGTTGAAAACATTAATCTTCAAAACCAAATTTCGGTTCCAAATCCTGCTCCATCGTTCAGGAAACGTCTTTTTGATATATTCTTGTCGTCACTGGCATTACTAGCCCTATCACCTCTCCTGGTGATAGTGGCTATTTTGATTAAAATTGATTCTAAAGGGCCGGTATTTTTCTTATCAAAAAGAATAGGCTCAGGTTATAAAGTGTTTGAACTCTACAAATTCAGAACAATGAAAGTGGGTGCCGAAAAAATGATTGCCAACATGGGCCATCTTAATATGTACTCAGCACCACAAGAAGAAGAAGCAAAGAAGATAAGTGAAGAAGGTGAATTGATCAATGATGAAGGTTGGCAAAGTGAAGGTCACCTCCTGGAAAAGAAAAGTGGTGAGTCGGCATATTTGAAATTTAAAGATGACCCGAGAATTACCAAACTGGGCAATTTCCTGAGAAATACCAGTATCGATGAACTTCCGCAATTGATTAATATTTTGAAAGGTGATATGTCGATAGTAGGTAACAGACCACTTCCACTGTATGAAGCAGAGAAACTTACAAGTGACCAGGCTGCTGCAAGATTTTTGGCTCCTGCCGGATTAACCGGCCTTTGGCAGGTATCAAAAAGAGGACGGGGTGAGATGTCGGCCGAAGAACGTCAGGAACTTGACAACGAATATGCCAAAAATCATGACTGGAAAATGGATATGAAACTGGTAGCCAAGACTTTCCCGGCATTGTTCCAATCAGAAAACGTTTAA
- a CDS encoding glycosyltransferase, with translation MNIILIFFALSVLYLLFFAIMAFKKKPNEYSKALTPSETEMVFIIPAYKDDARILETVKNILSQADFGKKDEVVVIADSLKSETLEKLYALDTTVVKVKFENNSKAMAINLALKNLQIWNNSSKLVALLNADNHLTEAFISMTKAAYGRGHKIIQTHRIANNPETPMAVLDAISEEINNAVFRRGHFNTGLTSALSSSGLVMDYDLFKKYMQKIDTSTSFDKQLELDLLIDKQQIYYMDDVYLLDEKATNSEVFMNQRSRWIAAQMYFLKANFIKGWVELLKNRNFDFFNKVLQFAMPPRIMLLVLIGMLNLSELTFWNPMFSSFYLTAGLGFVFIISIPSYLYKKISFNTLLNIPSAVFNMTKANISIFSTKGRIVEVS, from the coding sequence ATGAATATTATCCTTATATTTTTCGCTCTTTCGGTTTTATATCTTTTGTTTTTTGCCATCATGGCTTTCAAAAAAAAGCCAAATGAATATTCAAAAGCACTGACTCCGTCAGAAACTGAAATGGTATTTATTATTCCGGCTTATAAAGATGATGCCAGGATATTGGAAACCGTAAAAAACATACTTTCCCAAGCTGATTTTGGTAAAAAAGATGAGGTTGTAGTTATAGCCGATTCGCTAAAAAGTGAAACGCTGGAAAAGCTTTACGCTCTTGACACTACTGTGGTTAAAGTGAAGTTCGAAAACAATTCCAAAGCAATGGCCATCAATCTGGCACTGAAGAATCTTCAGATTTGGAACAATTCTTCAAAACTGGTTGCACTGCTTAATGCCGACAATCATCTCACCGAAGCTTTTATAAGTATGACCAAGGCTGCTTATGGCCGTGGACACAAAATTATACAAACTCACCGCATCGCCAACAATCCGGAGACACCCATGGCCGTTCTTGACGCCATCAGTGAGGAAATCAACAATGCGGTGTTCAGAAGAGGTCATTTCAATACCGGTTTGACTTCGGCTCTTTCCAGCTCAGGTTTGGTGATGGATTACGATTTGTTTAAAAAATATATGCAAAAAATCGACACTTCAACCAGTTTTGACAAACAGCTTGAATTGGATTTGCTCATTGATAAACAACAGATTTATTATATGGACGATGTGTATCTTCTTGACGAAAAAGCTACTAATTCTGAGGTATTTATGAATCAACGTTCCAGATGGATTGCCGCTCAGATGTATTTTCTTAAAGCCAATTTTATCAAAGGCTGGGTTGAGTTGTTAAAAAATAGGAATTTTGACTTCTTTAATAAAGTGTTGCAGTTTGCCATGCCTCCCCGAATTATGCTATTGGTGCTAATTGGTATGCTCAATCTTTCAGAGTTGACATTTTGGAATCCTATGTTCTCGAGTTTTTATTTGACAGCGGGTCTTGGCTTTGTATTCATTATTTCAATACCATCATATTTGTACAAAAAAATATCATTTAATACTCTTTTAAATATTCCATCGGCAGTTTTCAATATGACCAAAGCAAATATTAGTATTTTCAGTACTAAGGGAAGAATTGTCGAAGTTTCTTAA
- a CDS encoding CotH kinase family protein, whose product MNFFFTEINKTIRLAIILFSLTLSSKAQTNLVSSGDVWNYFDNGEIGSSAWKNLNYDDSGWQSGNSELGYGDGDEETIIGFGSSLTHKNITSYFRKEVQIPGNIINLNASVKIDYGCVVYFNGIEVFRDNLPSGEILFSTLSLTSENENTWKTFSIPINLILSNQPNLISVEMHQNSISSTDLSLDFTLNYLQFTPGGIFINEFMASNSMVEVYAGNSSYDWIEIKNTQEFPVDISGYFITDNFNTPTKVKLPNSPGLLTIPPNGFLTLICSDNTSLGPNHIVLGLSAQGESIAIFAPDGVTLVDSIRFQRQIENISYGRDRNNIENWKFFKTPSPNSENSLIDFYDSIISPPSFSHSGGIYQSSFELGISSNDPNTIIYYTLDGSDPDPLNINGKTYEYKNELFGGMLSDQINTFIYSSPITIEDRSNFPNKISNKSSSFIRNSNNFYFPNQPVSKGTVVKAIAYKPNALSEVGVNSYFIFENNNKYSLPITSISLDEDKLFDYFKGFYTPGVLCASTDECATGNYSLSTRYSGFFEFFDQGEIKVHRPVELAINGGCTRAFPRKTLRIYGGTDFNYPFFSDYPNRNHRNILLRNSGNNWDIQLFKDVANQKIMDGLNFGKQESRPSIVFLNGEYWGIHNIRERIDEHYLNELFNVPKDSLDLIEISFGASANEGDLSVYQSMINFITYNDLSNNIAFDSVKNFLDIDNFIDYQISNIFVSNRDWPSNNVRLWRKKVKVFNQAFVGPSDGRFRFILYDTDLTLENFSDINIAGLINSNSEYTLLFRKLLENQIFKNNFLSRFADILNTNFIPDRTVSIINNFKSIYDPEIIEHGNRWNTPNLSEWNGGVQSMVDFYNYRPQAEREQLIQYFGLEDQRTIQINVSSSSEGYIKINTINILPSTPGVPEQPYPWMGIYFKTIPVKIVAIPKKGFKFKHWLLNDNIFSTSASITVTLDNNKSFIAIFEEYVLSSNPFPIAKTLNACGYRFSEWQSSSPSGVFPSNMAFYYLLPINTNQSETKLTDTLGGVTYGFYNLTKSTRINGLGSQGISLVNTGGGNTGYPAGKLGGIVLAISTLNQDSVFISWVGGTIAPNVKSYGIRLQYRVGDLSDFKDIFDENGSPIEYKRNIVAGHHFQYENIKLPSETLNKPYVQLLWRYYFYGNEASGARAELRIDDIIVTTKKQLDNNITQSSNQYSFGKIISGAKIENNSSVFYEASKSIELAPGFSTLGNSIFNAKIVENCPN is encoded by the coding sequence ATGAATTTTTTTTTCACAGAAATTAATAAAACGATCCGGTTAGCAATTATTTTATTTAGCCTAACATTAAGTTCAAAAGCACAGACAAATTTAGTTTCTTCAGGTGATGTTTGGAATTATTTTGATAATGGAGAAATCGGATCCTCAGCTTGGAAAAACCTTAACTATGATGATTCAGGTTGGCAATCAGGCAATTCTGAATTAGGTTATGGAGATGGTGATGAAGAAACCATTATTGGATTTGGGTCTTCATTAACACACAAAAACATTACTTCTTATTTTAGGAAAGAAGTTCAAATTCCTGGAAATATTATCAATTTAAATGCAAGTGTCAAAATAGATTATGGTTGTGTAGTTTATTTTAATGGGATAGAAGTTTTTAGGGACAATCTCCCAAGCGGAGAGATTTTATTTTCTACTCTATCTTTAACTTCAGAAAATGAAAATACTTGGAAAACTTTTTCTATTCCCATAAACTTGATACTAAGTAATCAGCCAAATTTAATTTCGGTGGAAATGCACCAAAATTCTATTTCAAGTACAGATTTATCTTTAGATTTTACCTTAAACTACCTTCAATTTACTCCTGGCGGAATATTTATAAATGAATTCATGGCATCTAACTCCATGGTGGAAGTTTATGCAGGAAATAGTAGTTACGATTGGATAGAGATTAAAAACACACAAGAATTTCCTGTTGATATTTCTGGATATTTTATTACGGACAATTTTAATACTCCTACAAAAGTTAAACTTCCTAATTCCCCTGGGCTTTTAACAATACCTCCAAATGGTTTTCTAACATTAATTTGTAGTGATAACACAAGTTTAGGTCCCAATCATATTGTTTTGGGATTGTCAGCACAAGGGGAATCGATTGCAATTTTCGCCCCTGATGGTGTGACACTTGTTGATTCCATAAGATTTCAAAGGCAAATAGAAAATATTTCTTATGGACGAGATAGAAATAACATAGAAAATTGGAAATTTTTTAAAACACCTAGTCCTAATAGTGAAAATAGCTTAATTGATTTTTATGATTCAATCATATCGCCACCTAGTTTTTCTCATTCTGGGGGTATCTACCAATCAAGCTTTGAATTAGGAATATCTTCCAATGATCCTAACACAATAATTTATTATACTTTGGATGGTTCTGACCCTGATCCTCTCAATATTAATGGTAAGACCTATGAATACAAAAATGAATTATTTGGTGGAATGTTAAGCGATCAAATTAACACATTTATTTACAGTAGTCCAATTACTATTGAAGACCGGTCAAATTTTCCCAATAAAATTTCTAATAAAAGTTCTTCATTTATTAGAAATTCAAATAACTTTTATTTTCCAAATCAGCCCGTTAGTAAAGGTACGGTAGTAAAAGCCATCGCCTATAAACCAAATGCTTTGTCAGAGGTTGGGGTAAACAGTTATTTTATTTTTGAAAATAATAATAAATATTCACTACCAATTACTTCTATTAGTTTAGATGAAGATAAACTATTTGATTACTTCAAAGGTTTTTACACACCAGGTGTTTTATGTGCATCCACCGACGAATGTGCTACCGGAAACTATTCGCTTTCAACAAGGTATTCAGGTTTCTTTGAGTTTTTTGATCAAGGAGAAATAAAGGTACATCGTCCGGTAGAGTTGGCAATAAATGGAGGGTGTACGAGAGCATTTCCTAGAAAAACTCTAAGAATCTATGGTGGTACAGATTTTAATTATCCATTTTTTTCTGATTACCCAAATAGAAATCATAGAAATATATTATTGCGAAACTCAGGAAATAATTGGGATATCCAATTATTTAAAGATGTAGCTAATCAAAAAATTATGGATGGCTTGAATTTTGGAAAACAGGAATCAAGACCAAGCATAGTTTTTCTAAATGGGGAATATTGGGGAATACACAATATTAGAGAAAGAATAGATGAACATTATTTAAATGAATTGTTTAATGTACCAAAAGATAGTCTTGATTTAATCGAAATTAGTTTTGGGGCTTCTGCAAATGAAGGTGATTTGAGTGTTTATCAATCAATGATAAATTTTATTACTTATAATGATTTATCAAATAATATAGCTTTTGATTCAGTAAAAAACTTTCTTGATATTGATAATTTTATAGATTATCAAATCTCAAATATTTTTGTTTCAAATAGAGACTGGCCCAGTAACAATGTAAGATTATGGAGAAAAAAAGTAAAAGTGTTTAATCAGGCCTTTGTCGGCCCGAGCGATGGAAGATTTAGATTTATTCTATATGATACAGACCTTACTCTAGAAAATTTTAGCGATATTAATATTGCAGGTTTAATTAATTCAAATTCAGAATATACGCTCTTATTTAGAAAACTTTTGGAGAATCAAATTTTTAAAAATAATTTCTTATCAAGATTTGCAGATATTTTAAATACGAATTTTATTCCGGATAGAACAGTTTCAATAATTAATAACTTTAAAAGTATCTATGATCCGGAAATTATAGAGCATGGAAATAGATGGAATACGCCAAATTTAAGCGAGTGGAATGGTGGAGTCCAATCTATGGTTGATTTTTATAATTACAGGCCTCAAGCAGAAAGAGAACAGTTAATTCAATATTTTGGTTTAGAAGATCAACGAACTATACAAATCAATGTTTCAAGTTCTTCAGAAGGCTATATTAAAATTAATACCATCAATATTTTACCTTCAACACCGGGGGTACCAGAACAACCCTATCCCTGGATGGGAATTTACTTTAAGACAATACCCGTAAAAATTGTTGCGATTCCAAAAAAAGGCTTTAAGTTTAAACACTGGTTGCTAAATGACAATATTTTTTCTACTTCTGCCTCAATTACTGTAACATTAGATAATAATAAAAGTTTTATTGCAATTTTTGAAGAATATGTGTTGTCTTCTAACCCTTTTCCGATTGCCAAAACTTTAAATGCTTGTGGATACAGATTTAGTGAATGGCAATCTTCTTCCCCTTCCGGGGTTTTCCCATCAAATATGGCATTTTATTATTTATTGCCAATAAATACTAACCAATCAGAAACAAAATTAACCGACACTTTGGGAGGAGTAACTTATGGTTTTTATAATTTAACTAAAAGTACAAGAATAAATGGATTGGGTTCTCAAGGGATTTCACTTGTTAATACGGGCGGAGGAAATACCGGTTACCCTGCAGGTAAACTAGGAGGAATAGTTCTTGCCATAAGCACTCTTAATCAAGATTCAGTTTTCATTTCTTGGGTCGGGGGTACGATTGCTCCAAATGTAAAAAGTTATGGCATCAGATTACAATATAGAGTAGGGGATCTTTCTGACTTCAAAGATATATTTGACGAGAACGGCTCACCTATTGAGTACAAAAGGAATATAGTTGCCGGCCATCATTTTCAGTATGAAAACATTAAATTACCCTCGGAAACACTAAATAAGCCTTATGTGCAATTATTGTGGAGATATTATTTTTATGGCAACGAAGCAAGTGGTGCCAGAGCAGAACTAAGGATTGATGATATTATTGTCACAACTAAAAAACAACTTGATAATAATATAACACAATCTTCAAACCAATACTCTTTTGGCAAAATCATCTCTGGTGCAAAAATTGAGAATAATTCCTCTGTTTTTTATGAGGCTTCAAAAAGTATTGAATTGGCTCCTGGCTTTAGTACTTTGGGAAATTCGATTTTTAATGCTAAAATTGTAGAAAATTGCCCAAATTGA
- a CDS encoding ribonuclease HII encodes MLLPYYNQNYTEAGLDEAGRGCLAGPVVAAAVILPKDYEHPWLNDSKQLNKDQRLELRTEIEKSALVWAVAEASNIEIDKINILKASFLAMHRAVEKISEKIIPEHLLVDGNRFTPYPMIPHTCIVKGDGKFLSIAAASILAKTYRDELMEKLAAEYPMYKWHENAGYPTIYHRKAIQQHGFTPYHRMTFRVRV; translated from the coding sequence ATGCTCCTCCCCTACTACAACCAAAACTACACAGAAGCCGGGCTTGATGAGGCTGGAAGGGGCTGTCTGGCCGGACCGGTGGTGGCTGCAGCGGTGATTTTGCCCAAAGACTATGAGCACCCTTGGCTCAATGACTCTAAGCAGCTCAACAAAGACCAGCGGCTGGAACTGAGAACCGAAATCGAAAAGAGTGCATTGGTTTGGGCGGTAGCTGAGGCCTCGAATATCGAAATTGACAAAATCAACATATTGAAAGCCAGCTTTTTGGCGATGCACAGAGCGGTGGAAAAGATTTCTGAAAAAATTATACCTGAGCACCTTCTGGTGGATGGAAACAGGTTTACACCCTATCCAATGATTCCGCATACTTGTATAGTCAAAGGTGACGGCAAGTTTCTTTCTATAGCTGCAGCTTCGATTTTGGCCAAAACCTACCGTGACGAATTGATGGAAAAACTTGCCGCAGAATATCCGATGTACAAATGGCATGAAAATGCCGGTTACCCAACGATATATCACAGAAAAGCCATACAGCAGCACGGCTTTACGCCTTACCACCGTATGACTTTCAGGGTGAGGGTTTGA
- a CDS encoding UDP-N-acetylmuramoyl-tripeptide--D-alanyl-D-alanine ligase: protein MQIEELYQKFKISKGVTTDTRKIGAGQLFFALKGEKFNANEFALQALEAGAAFSVIDEENYATDPRCILVNDVLETLQKLANFHRKTFDIPVIGLTGSNGKTTNKELLTRVLSKKFRVHATKGNLNNHIGVPLTLLEMPTDTEMAVIEMGANHQKEIEMLCGICEPTHGFITNLGKAHLEGFGGEEGVRKGKGELFDFLKNNRGTAFVNQTDEKVVSLAKEKNMMLVVYYGADEFSLKMTAESPTVSFQIPESEYIYTTHIGGKYNFDNMQTAFSVGRFFGVSHTDAAQAIADYNPDNNRSQVIEKGSNSYLMDAYNANPSSMAASVKNFGNLKTEKKKVVILGDMFELGEYSQAEHSALGKLVSEQDFEIVVLYGENMKHALAHLPKAYYFTDKFSLHNWLIEKAFANTYFLVKGSRGVGLESVLTVM, encoded by the coding sequence ATGCAGATAGAAGAATTATACCAGAAATTTAAAATATCAAAAGGCGTAACCACCGACACCCGCAAAATAGGAGCGGGGCAGTTATTTTTTGCCTTGAAAGGGGAGAAATTTAACGCCAATGAGTTTGCCTTGCAGGCTTTGGAGGCAGGAGCTGCTTTCTCAGTGATTGATGAAGAAAATTATGCTACCGACCCCAGATGTATTTTGGTTAATGATGTTTTGGAAACGCTCCAGAAACTGGCCAATTTTCACCGAAAAACTTTTGATATTCCGGTTATTGGCCTTACCGGTTCAAATGGGAAAACGACCAATAAGGAGCTTTTAACCCGAGTTTTAAGTAAAAAATTTAGAGTTCATGCCACCAAAGGCAATCTCAACAATCATATAGGTGTGCCATTGACATTGCTCGAAATGCCCACTGACACTGAGATGGCCGTAATAGAAATGGGAGCCAATCATCAGAAAGAAATAGAGATGCTCTGCGGAATTTGTGAGCCTACACATGGTTTTATTACCAATCTCGGCAAAGCACATTTGGAGGGTTTTGGTGGAGAAGAAGGCGTAAGAAAAGGTAAAGGAGAGCTTTTTGATTTTTTGAAAAATAATAGGGGAACGGCATTTGTTAATCAGACAGATGAAAAAGTAGTTTCATTGGCAAAAGAAAAAAACATGATGTTGGTGGTTTACTATGGAGCAGACGAATTTTCATTAAAAATGACTGCAGAAAGTCCTACAGTTTCTTTTCAAATACCTGAAAGTGAATATATTTACACTACTCATATTGGCGGAAAATACAATTTTGACAATATGCAGACGGCTTTTTCCGTTGGCAGATTTTTTGGTGTAAGCCACACAGATGCGGCACAAGCTATTGCCGACTACAACCCCGATAACAACCGCTCGCAAGTGATAGAAAAAGGCAGCAATTCGTACCTGATGGATGCCTACAACGCCAATCCATCTTCAATGGCGGCCTCTGTGAAAAACTTCGGGAATCTAAAGACCGAAAAAAAGAAAGTCGTGATATTGGGCGATATGTTTGAATTGGGTGAATACAGCCAAGCTGAACATTCCGCCCTTGGCAAATTGGTTTCAGAACAAGATTTTGAGATTGTAGTGCTTTATGGCGAAAACATGAAACATGCCTTAGCTCATTTACCCAAAGCCTACTATTTTACTGATAAGTTTTCACTCCACAACTGGCTGATAGAAAAGGCTTTTGCCAATACTTATTTTCTAGTTAAAGGATCACGAGGTGTAGGATTGGAGAGTGTTTTGACGGTGATGTGA
- a CDS encoding DUF1080 domain-containing protein, whose product MKHKNILLILALFSVVLANAQKGKWVKLTDGKSFKNWHIYNHPGEPVNEKWKIVDGAFVFDKTAKSEFKVNDLISDKEYENFELELEWKIAEKGNSGIFYGVVEDKKYSTPYLTGPEIQVLDDEGHPDAKQGKNGNRKAGSLYDVIPTASKAKPAGEWNKVKIKKLNNQVTVWQNSQLAVTYPSAGSEWDTMIEGSKFKGWEGFGKFSKGKIGLQDHGDVVSYRRIRIKEL is encoded by the coding sequence ATGAAACATAAAAATATCTTATTAATCCTTGCTTTATTTTCAGTAGTATTAGCCAATGCTCAGAAAGGAAAATGGGTAAAATTGACAGACGGAAAATCATTTAAAAACTGGCACATCTACAACCATCCGGGGGAGCCTGTTAACGAGAAATGGAAGATTGTTGACGGGGCGTTTGTTTTTGATAAAACCGCAAAAAGTGAATTTAAAGTTAACGACCTGATTTCTGACAAAGAATATGAAAATTTTGAATTGGAATTGGAATGGAAAATTGCCGAAAAAGGGAATAGCGGGATTTTTTATGGAGTTGTAGAGGATAAAAAATACAGCACACCCTATCTGACAGGCCCCGAAATTCAGGTTTTGGATGATGAAGGTCATCCCGATGCCAAGCAGGGAAAGAATGGCAATCGTAAGGCAGGGTCACTGTATGACGTTATCCCTACCGCATCAAAAGCAAAGCCAGCAGGAGAGTGGAACAAGGTTAAAATCAAGAAGTTAAATAATCAGGTGACTGTTTGGCAAAATAGCCAGTTAGCCGTGACATACCCTTCTGCCGGCTCAGAATGGGATACCATGATAGAAGGCAGCAAGTTTAAAGGTTGGGAAGGTTTCGGTAAATTCTCAAAAGGGAAAATCGGCCTTCAGGATCACGGTGATGTGGTATCCTACCGAAGAATCAGGATCAAAGAGTTATAA
- a CDS encoding methylated-DNA--[protein]-cysteine S-methyltransferase: protein MEASGRKLKIESDETAIKAVSFVNDLGKDSETQPEILLSAKKQLADYFAGKIKDFDLNLAPEGTDFQKKVWEFLCKIPYGKTLTYADMANRLGDPKVIRAAASANGKNPVGIIIPCHRVIGTNGSLTGYAGGLENKRFLLDLENRIANGVMDIFA from the coding sequence CTGGAAGCATCGGGACGGAAACTAAAAATCGAGTCAGATGAAACCGCTATTAAGGCCGTTTCGTTTGTTAATGATTTGGGAAAAGACTCCGAAACACAACCTGAAATTTTGCTTTCAGCCAAAAAACAATTGGCTGATTATTTTGCAGGAAAAATAAAGGATTTCGACTTAAATCTGGCACCAGAAGGTACTGACTTTCAGAAAAAAGTATGGGAATTTTTGTGTAAAATTCCATACGGAAAAACCCTTACTTATGCTGACATGGCCAACCGATTGGGAGACCCGAAGGTGATCAGAGCGGCGGCATCGGCCAACGGAAAAAATCCGGTAGGCATCATCATTCCCTGCCACAGAGTAATCGGAACCAACGGCAGTCTCACAGGCTATGCCGGGGGACTGGAAAACAAACGCTTTCTGCTTGACCTGGAAAACCGAATTGCCAATGGGGTGATGGATATTTTTGCTTAA